From Parasteatoda tepidariorum isolate YZ-2023 chromosome 1, CAS_Ptep_4.0, whole genome shotgun sequence, one genomic window encodes:
- the LOC107441054 gene encoding ADP-ribosylation factor-like protein 4C: MGAGMVKGGSILDSLPPNQPLHVVMIGLDSAGKTTALYRLKFDQYMNTVPTIGFNCEKIKGTTGKAKGTSFLVWDVGGQDKLRPLWRSYTRCTDGIVFVLDSVDKERMDEARMELLKTVRCPENSGVPILVLANKQDLPNAMDPKEVEKALGLHELGPNVLWHVQPACAIIGDGLDEGLEALYEMILKRKRLAKLAKKKGR, translated from the coding sequence ATGGGTGCTGGGATGGTTAAAGGTGGTTCCATCCTTGATAGTTTGCCTCCAAACCAACCTCTCCACGTTGTCATGATCGGCCTGGACTCTGCCGGTAAAACAACAGCCCTGTACCGATTGAAATTTGACCAGTACATGAATACTGTGCCCACCATTGGTTTCAACTGTGAGAAAATTAAAGGCACCACTGGTAAAGCCAAAGGAACGAGCTTTCTTGTCTGGGATGTTGGCGGCCAAGACAAACTCAGGCCTCTCTGGAGGTCATATACTAGGTGTACAGATGGAATCGTCTTCGTTTTGGACAGTGTTGACAAAGAGAGGATGGACGAGGCGCGAATGGAACTGCTAAAAACTGTTCGATGTCCAGAAAATTCTGGAGTACCTATTCTAGTCTTAGCAAATAAACAGGACTTGCCGAATGCAATGGACCCAAAAGAGGTTGAAAAAGCACTTGGTTTACATGAGCTAGGCCCGAACGTTCTGTGGCATGTGCAACCTGCCTGCGCTATCATAGGAGATGGTCTTGACGAAGGGTTAGAAGCCCTGtatgaaatgatattaaaaCGAAAAAGACTAGCTAAGTTAGCGAAAAAGAAAGGAAGATAG